The Humulus lupulus chromosome 4, drHumLupu1.1, whole genome shotgun sequence genome has a window encoding:
- the LOC133832692 gene encoding uncharacterized protein LOC133832692: protein MKYFLFINVLLAGFYSVGQCIYIRLAVQNTVDYVASSPYSGSYSLDFKQSTPLFSSSCEGDWGGFLEKSCCGAAFSEYLYVLGQRANQTGKLFLNSTEQGSCLVLLTRFRGNISGCGIEKLVSGNGGCSDYSLDDVTNKLGDRVRSLNENCELTSSQFWCRLLVAGLKMLDISDPFSHALWDKHSTLLVCVFCIIKERKDIKHSKKNSIRKGVWILIGFLIGVVMMVLVAACFLYRRYFKSNLPSKNHVFRDVLTKEPACRKVPVKEVYAATNNLCESNVIGEGTAGKVYKGILSNKQPVAIKHIINDEDVETFVRELTSLTHIRHPNLVALLGCCNKFFGDQPAIDVLTKKRNALLGVATNDDGKQVEEDARYPPWVQCCLKSHYLDKYDIWGSRQY, encoded by the exons ATGAAAtattttttgttcatcaatgtCCTACTTGCTG GTTTCTATTCTGTCGGGCAGTGCATATATATACGCTTGGCTGTCCAGAATACAGTTGACTATGTCGCCTCTTCACCTTATTCAGGCAGCTACAGCCTTGATTTTAAACAATCAACACCTTTATTTAGTTCAAGTTGTGAAGGAGATTGGGGAGGGTTTCTAGAGAAAAGCTGTTGTGGAGCAGCATTTAGTGAGTACCTTTATGTATTAGGCCAAAGAGCAAATCAAACTGGAAAATTATTTCTGAATTCCACTGAGCAAGGAAGTTGTCTCGTTTTGCTTACAAGGTTTCGTGGAAACATCTCTGGTTGTGGGATTGAGAAGCTAGTTAGTGGGAATGGTGGCTGTTCTGACTACTCTCTTGATGatgttaccaataaattgggAGATAGAGTTAGAAGTTTAAATGAAAACTGTGAACTTACAA GTTCGCAGTTTTGGTGTCGATTATTGGTAGCAGGACTGAAGATGTTGGATATATCAGACCCATTTTCACATGCCTTGTGGGACAAACACTCAACTCTG CTGGTTTGTGTTTTTTGCAtaataaaagaaaggaaagacATAAAACATAGTAAGAAGAATAGCATTAGAAAAG GTGTATGGATTCTGATTGGTTTCCTAATAGGAGTTGTAATGATGGTATTGGTTGCTGCATGCTTCCTGTATAGAAGATACTTTAAATCAAATCTCCCATCCAAAAACCATG TGTTCAGGGATGTCCTTACAAAAGAGCCTGCTTGCCGAAAAGTACCTGTCAAGGAAGTGTATGCTGCAACAAACAATCTCTGTGAATCAAATGTAATTGGTGAAGGAACTGCAG GAAAGGTCTACAAAGGGATACTGTCAAATAAGCAACCCGTAGCAATTAAGCACATCATTAATGATGAAGATGTTGAAACATTTGTTAGGGAACTTACTAGCTTAACACATATAAGACACCCGAACCTTGTAGCTTTGCTTGGTTGCTGT AACAAGTTTTTTGGTGATCAACCTGCCATTGATGTACTGACGAAGAAGCGAAATGCATTGCTTGGAGTGGCTACAAATGATGATGGAAAGCAAGTGGAGGAAGATGCTAGATATCCACCATGGGTGCAATGTTGCCTGAAATCTCATTATCTGGATAAATATGATATTTGGGGAAGTCGACAGTATTGA